From the Chromatiales bacterium 21-64-14 genome, the window GGGCACTTTTCAACGCTTTCTAAAATTGTGCGCGGGGCGTACCGGGCAACTCCTGAATCTTTCTTCACTGGCCAATGACGTTGGTATTACGCATAACACGGCCAAAGCCTGGATTTCCGTTCTGGAAGCCAGTTACATCGTGCATCTGTTGCCACCGCACCACCGAAATTTCAACAAGCGCCTGGCCAAAACGCCCAAGCTTTATTTTCTGGATACCGGTCTTGCAAGCTGGCTGCTCGGCATCCAAAACAGCGAGCAACTGGCTACCCATGTTCAACGGGGCGCCTTATTCGAAACCTGGGTCACCAGTGAATTGCTTAAAGCCCGTTATAATGCGGGCGAAACATCGAACCTTTACTTCTGGCGTGATCGTTCCGGACACGAGGTGGATCTGCTGATTGACCATGGAACCCATCTGTCGCCGCTGGAAATCAAATCCGGGCAAACCATCAACCAGGATTATTTCAAGGGACTGGATTTCTGGCGAAAATTGGCAGGTGAAACGACTGGGAAGGCGTGGCTGGTTTATGGCGGTGACAGTCGACAAATACGCTCCGATGTCACTGTACTACCGTGGTATGAAATTGACTCTGAGCAGATTGTGATATGAAAACACCGGGCATCGGTCGCAATGATCCCTGCCCTTGCGGCAGCGGAAAGAAATTCAAGCACTGCTGCCTGGGCAAGGAGAACAGCACGGCATCCAGCCATAGCCCGGCAAGCATGTCCGAAGCCTTGCGCAGGGCACTCGAAGGCCGGCAATTTAACTCGCTGGAAGAGGCGCAGGCATTTCTCGACCAGATTACCCAACAGCAAAACCGTCGGCAGATGGACGAGTTTCATGGTTTGTCGCCCGAGCAGATGCATCAGATGCTGAACTTCACGTTCACATCACCGGAACTGGTCCGTTTTCCGGATATGCTCGACGCCAACCCGGTCGCGCCGGTCCTGGCCCTGTTCAAGCTACTGATGGACGCGATCGGCGATCAGGGGCTCAAACCGACGGCCAAGGGCAACCTGCCACGCAACTTCTGCCGCGAGGCCGCGCTGGCCTACTGGGGTAAGCAGAGATATCAGGAAAACACCCGTTTTGGTGGCATCAATCGGGAGGAGGATTTTGACGATCTGCAGGTCACCCGCCTGGTGGCTGAACTGGCGGGGTTGATTCGCAAACACAAGGGCCGGTTCATCCTCAGCCGCGATTGTCGCCGGCTGCTGGCCGGGGACGGCATGAGCGCCATCTATCCCGGACTGTTCAGGGCCTATGTCGAGCAGTTCAACTGGGCATACCGGGACGGCTATCCCGAGTTACGATTCATGCAGAGCGCCTTCCTGGGCGCCTTTCCGATGCTGCTGGATGAA encodes:
- a CDS encoding AAA family ATPase, yielding MPRNAESRLQHFASGYPVVVVTGPRQSGKSTLVRHAFPEHRYVSLEDLDQREFAETDPRGFLNQFSEGAILDEAQRCPALFSYLQTRVDERRHPGEFILTGSQQFGLLSGITQSLAGRAALLTLLPMTYDELQRAGKIDQNLDKILFDGAYPPIFDRGLEPHPWYGNYVRTYLERDVRRLIKVQDLGTFQRFLKLCAGRTGQLLNLSSLANDVGITHNTAKAWISVLEASYIVHLLPPHHRNFNKRLAKTPKLYFLDTGLASWLLGIQNSEQLATHVQRGALFETWVTSELLKARYNAGETSNLYFWRDRSGHEVDLLIDHGTHLSPLEIKSGQTINQDYFKGLDFWRKLAGETTGKAWLVYGGDSRQIRSDVTVLPWYEIDSEQIVI